In Caproiciproducens sp. NJN-50, the following are encoded in one genomic region:
- a CDS encoding helix-turn-helix transcriptional regulator: MTSDVIRRYTLLVEFLGHMLGPDYEIALHDLSCKQPSIVAIANGSISGRGIGAPLTNVAMQLIAEKAYLTQDWKLNYRGLSANGKVLRCSTLFIKDERGALVGLLCINFDDSRYRDLSEKVFSLCHPDDYASKNIAISATESVEHETFYDNISSAMEDAFLAVTSNANIPTDRLNQEEKLEIIKLLDKKGVFMLKGAIPVVAKHLSCSQASIYRYLSKINQEKHSDEGPAE; the protein is encoded by the coding sequence GTGACTTCAGATGTGATCCGCCGATATACGTTACTGGTTGAATTTCTGGGCCATATGCTGGGGCCGGACTACGAAATCGCACTGCATGACCTTTCCTGCAAGCAGCCTTCCATTGTGGCCATTGCCAACGGGTCCATCAGCGGGCGCGGCATCGGCGCGCCGCTGACCAATGTGGCAATGCAGCTCATTGCGGAGAAAGCGTATCTGACCCAGGACTGGAAGCTGAATTACCGCGGGCTTTCCGCCAACGGCAAAGTCCTGCGCTGCTCGACCTTGTTTATCAAGGATGAGAGAGGTGCGCTGGTTGGGTTGCTTTGTATCAATTTTGACGACAGCCGTTATCGGGATCTTTCCGAAAAAGTTTTTTCACTCTGTCATCCCGATGATTACGCTTCCAAGAACATTGCGATCAGCGCCACGGAGAGTGTGGAGCACGAGACGTTTTACGATAATATTTCTTCCGCCATGGAGGACGCTTTTCTGGCAGTCACGAGCAATGCCAATATCCCGACCGACCGGCTGAATCAAGAGGAAAAGCTTGAAATTATCAAGCTTTTGGACAAGAAAGGCGTTTTTATGCTCAAAGGGGCCATTCCGGTTGTGGCCAAACATCTCTCCTGTTCCCAGGCCAGCATTTACCGTTACCTCAGCAAAATCAACCAGGAAAAACATTCGGACGAGGGTCCCGCCGAGTAA
- a CDS encoding dicarboxylate/amino acid:cation symporter: MKKGMGLVPKLIIAIILGILIGQFLPESICRIVVTASGIFSTFLKFIIPLMIVAYVTMGIADLSQGAGKLLIITVCIAYSSTLISGTASYIVSSNLFPHFISANVLKQIAATADNSLSSYFNIAIPPLLDTLSAVVLAFVLGLCLSTMRGKEIGDTLYNTMKDFSGIIDKVLHTAIIPLLPLYICGTFVDMTKSGKTFAILSVLWKVFLVVICMHLIYLVLQFSLAGAISKKSPFTLMKNQIPAYTTALGTQSSAATIPVNLQCAEADGICEQIRNFVVPLCANIHMCGSMITITACATAVCLMNQIPISLATVIPFLMTLGVAMVASPGAPGGSIMTALPFLYMIFGVEAGDPNGPICAIMVALYITQDSFGTACNVSGDNAIGVIVNSIYEKWIKA; encoded by the coding sequence ATGAAAAAGGGAATGGGCCTTGTACCAAAATTGATCATTGCGATTATCCTAGGTATCTTAATCGGGCAGTTTTTGCCTGAGTCGATCTGCCGTATTGTGGTGACGGCATCGGGGATATTCAGCACGTTCCTGAAATTTATCATTCCGCTGATGATCGTTGCTTACGTCACCATGGGCATTGCGGATCTGTCCCAGGGCGCCGGCAAGCTGCTGATTATCACTGTCTGCATCGCGTATTCGTCTACGCTCATCAGCGGCACCGCGTCCTATATTGTTTCCAGTAACCTGTTCCCGCACTTTATCAGTGCGAACGTGCTGAAGCAGATCGCGGCAACGGCAGACAATTCGCTCTCGTCTTACTTCAACATCGCAATCCCGCCTCTGCTGGATACGCTTTCGGCGGTGGTACTGGCGTTTGTGCTTGGCCTTTGCCTTTCCACCATGCGCGGCAAGGAAATCGGCGATACGCTGTATAACACCATGAAGGATTTTTCCGGCATCATCGACAAAGTGCTGCACACCGCTATCATTCCGCTGCTGCCGCTCTACATCTGCGGCACCTTCGTGGATATGACCAAATCCGGCAAAACGTTTGCTATTTTGAGCGTTCTGTGGAAGGTCTTCCTTGTGGTCATCTGCATGCACCTCATCTATCTTGTGCTGCAGTTCTCCCTCGCGGGCGCTATCAGCAAAAAAAGCCCGTTCACTCTTATGAAAAACCAGATCCCGGCGTACACCACTGCGCTTGGCACCCAGTCCTCCGCGGCAACCATTCCGGTTAACCTGCAGTGTGCAGAGGCGGACGGCATCTGCGAACAGATCCGCAACTTTGTGGTACCCCTGTGTGCCAACATCCATATGTGCGGTTCCATGATTACCATCACTGCCTGCGCAACCGCAGTTTGCCTGATGAACCAGATCCCCATCAGCCTTGCGACCGTCATTCCGTTTCTCATGACCCTCGGTGTTGCAATGGTTGCTTCCCCGGGCGCTCCCGGCGGCTCCATCATGACCGCGCTTCCGTTTCTGTACATGATTTTCGGCGTGGAAGCGGGTGACCCGAACGGTCCCATCTGCGCCATCATGGTTGCACTGTACATCACGCAGGACTCCTTCGGTACCGCCTGCAACGTCTCCGGCGATAACGCGATCGGCGTTATTGTCAACAGCATCTACGAAAAATGGATCAAAGCATAA
- a CDS encoding SLC13 family permease has product MQEAIQKIKTDKTWTRNMLLAIAIYAVFQFILPAPAPITKAGMGVAGIFLATLFLWIKVGIGWTSILCVGMMGTTGVCSATDLFEKTWGNSMVPFVVACFLLNIAMAETGFTRRFAMWFITRRICKGKPWRIMFMLFLSCLLIGLVSTSSPIVILYMAIAEEMFVMTGYQKGDELPKATMISIFWMAQGAMFMTPISHVLIPAIFGYMNKDFGVDVTYAQFSSIFMLCGLIWFIAFWLIFRFIMKPDVEKMANLDIEALRATMPKVSAQEIISAVVYGIVIIVWLCPDLFTAIGLTVLGKYMKSLGTAIPAMVAVGVLAMIRIDDKPVLDVQKACKSVAWGSVFMMAAVMGTAYLFGLKSCGVTTWLGQTFGPLMSRMSPPIFVLFATAWIVIMTNLMSNTLVSSMYTVLVPIAMTVSGVNPIAIALMIASACNAGFATPSACPAASLASGAGWTPAGYQGKYGWVLAAVTLVIMAAIGYPLCNLMFPYHA; this is encoded by the coding sequence ATGCAAGAAGCAATCCAAAAAATCAAGACCGATAAGACCTGGACCAGGAATATGCTGCTCGCAATCGCCATCTATGCCGTCTTCCAGTTTATCCTTCCGGCGCCGGCGCCGATCACAAAAGCCGGCATGGGAGTCGCCGGGATCTTCCTCGCGACGCTTTTCCTGTGGATCAAGGTGGGAATCGGCTGGACCAGCATTCTCTGCGTCGGCATGATGGGCACCACCGGAGTCTGCAGCGCGACCGATTTGTTCGAAAAGACCTGGGGCAATTCCATGGTTCCCTTTGTCGTGGCTTGTTTCCTGCTCAATATCGCAATGGCGGAAACGGGCTTTACCCGCAGATTCGCAATGTGGTTTATCACCCGCCGAATCTGCAAGGGCAAACCCTGGCGGATCATGTTCATGCTTTTTTTGTCCTGCCTGTTGATCGGCCTGGTTTCTACCAGTTCACCGATTGTCATCTTGTACATGGCCATTGCGGAAGAAATGTTCGTTATGACGGGTTACCAAAAAGGTGACGAGCTGCCGAAGGCTACCATGATCAGCATCTTCTGGATGGCTCAGGGCGCCATGTTCATGACTCCGATCTCCCACGTGCTGATCCCGGCCATTTTCGGTTACATGAACAAAGACTTTGGCGTAGACGTCACTTATGCGCAGTTTTCTTCGATCTTTATGCTTTGCGGCCTGATCTGGTTCATCGCCTTCTGGCTCATCTTCCGTTTTATCATGAAACCGGATGTTGAAAAAATGGCGAATCTCGATATCGAGGCGCTTCGTGCTACAATGCCGAAAGTATCGGCCCAGGAGATCATCTCAGCCGTCGTCTACGGCATTGTAATCATTGTCTGGCTCTGCCCGGATCTGTTTACGGCGATAGGCCTGACTGTTTTGGGTAAATATATGAAGAGCCTTGGTACGGCGATCCCCGCGATGGTGGCCGTCGGCGTGCTGGCGATGATCCGGATCGACGACAAACCGGTCCTCGACGTCCAGAAGGCCTGCAAAAGCGTCGCCTGGGGTTCGGTTTTCATGATGGCGGCCGTCATGGGCACGGCCTACCTGTTCGGCCTTAAATCCTGCGGCGTCACCACCTGGCTGGGCCAGACCTTCGGCCCTCTGATGTCTAGGATGTCCCCCCCGATCTTCGTTCTGTTTGCGACGGCCTGGATCGTCATTATGACAAATCTGATGTCCAACACGCTGGTGTCTTCCATGTACACGGTGCTAGTTCCCATTGCCATGACCGTATCCGGCGTAAACCCGATCGCGATCGCCCTGATGATCGCCTCCGCATGCAACGCGGGTTTCGCGACTCCGTCCGCCTGCCCGGCCGCAAGCCTCGCATCCGGAGCCGGTTGGACGCCGGCCGGCTATCAGGGAAAATACGGCTGGGTCCTTGCGGCTGTGACACTGGTCATTATGGCCGCGATCGGTTACCCTCTGTGCAATCTTATGTTTCCTTACCATGCATAA
- a CDS encoding RidA family protein produces the protein MKQKINTEKAPAAIGPYSQGIRAGGLVITSGQLPIDPATGAFPEGIEAQTRQSLENCKSVLAAAGATMDQVVKTTVFLSDMNDFAAMNGVYALFFDGIYPARSAVEVARLPKGAAIEIEVIAILPK, from the coding sequence TTGAAGCAAAAAATCAATACCGAAAAAGCGCCTGCCGCCATCGGTCCCTATTCTCAGGGCATCAGGGCCGGAGGTCTGGTCATAACGTCCGGCCAATTGCCGATCGATCCCGCGACCGGCGCATTTCCGGAGGGGATCGAGGCCCAGACCCGCCAGTCCCTTGAAAACTGCAAGAGCGTTCTGGCCGCTGCGGGGGCAACGATGGACCAGGTCGTCAAAACCACCGTGTTCCTCAGCGACATGAATGATTTTGCCGCAATGAACGGCGTATACGCCTTGTTTTTTGACGGCATCTATCCGGCGCGCAGCGCGGTGGAGGTCGCAAGACTGCCAAAAGGAGCTGCCATAGAGATCGAAGTAATTGCAATCCTGCCGAAATGA
- a CDS encoding SLC13 family permease: MAGYRSIFSCSTHRNLSIAALVWALFQFILPAPEPITKAGMGVVGVFFATLWLWCTEGSGWPSLLCVGMMGTTGICKSSELFSKTWGSEMVPFVVACFLLNAIMAETGLTRRVALWFITRPSCSGNPWRIMFMFFLSILIVCLFSTSSPIIILYMALAEEIFRMTDYRKGESLVKATMIGILFVAQGTMFITPVSHILIPMVFEYIKNDFNLSVSYAAYTKMMLPAGIAFFAVFWIIFRYWMKPDVSKLKNLDIDSLRRSVPKISKQEIIVALVYGLVIVVWLCPDLFTAAGMKDLGGYMKSLGTGVPALAAAGLLCAIHVDGKPLIDMGKAVRSVTWNSVFMMAAVMGTAYLFGLKNCGVTTWMMNSLKPLLGGMPAFLFVLCVAVFIIVMTNFLSNTLTVSMYAVIIPIAMSVAGVNPIVLALLIAGGGNISLSTPSCCPAGGLASGGGWVSVGYQMKYGWSLAAVSILLLSCVAYPVGCLIFPY; the protein is encoded by the coding sequence ATGGCCGGCTATCGATCAATATTCAGCTGTTCCACGCACCGCAACCTTTCGATTGCGGCTCTCGTATGGGCGCTGTTTCAGTTCATCCTTCCGGCGCCCGAACCGATTACCAAAGCGGGCATGGGCGTGGTCGGTGTCTTTTTCGCCACCCTTTGGCTCTGGTGTACCGAGGGTTCCGGGTGGCCGAGTCTGCTCTGCGTAGGCATGATGGGGACCACCGGCATCTGCAAATCCAGCGAATTGTTTTCAAAGACCTGGGGAAGCGAAATGGTCCCGTTCGTCGTGGCCTGTTTTCTGCTGAATGCCATTATGGCGGAAACCGGCCTGACCCGCAGGGTCGCCCTGTGGTTTATCACGCGTCCTTCCTGCAGCGGGAACCCCTGGCGCATCATGTTTATGTTCTTCCTCTCGATTCTGATCGTATGCCTGTTTTCCACCAGCTCGCCCATTATCATTCTGTATATGGCGCTGGCAGAGGAAATTTTCCGGATGACCGACTACCGGAAAGGTGAAAGTCTGGTAAAGGCCACCATGATCGGAATTCTGTTTGTGGCGCAGGGGACCATGTTCATCACTCCGGTTTCCCATATCCTGATTCCGATGGTTTTCGAGTACATTAAAAACGACTTCAACCTCTCCGTGTCCTACGCCGCGTATACAAAAATGATGCTGCCCGCCGGAATCGCGTTCTTCGCGGTCTTCTGGATCATTTTCCGCTACTGGATGAAGCCGGATGTAAGCAAGCTGAAAAATCTGGATATCGACTCTCTGCGAAGATCCGTTCCGAAAATCAGCAAGCAGGAAATCATTGTAGCCCTTGTTTACGGACTTGTCATTGTGGTGTGGCTCTGCCCGGATTTGTTCACCGCGGCGGGAATGAAAGATCTGGGCGGTTATATGAAGAGCCTTGGAACCGGAGTCCCGGCGCTGGCCGCCGCCGGGCTGCTCTGCGCGATTCATGTGGACGGAAAGCCTTTGATCGACATGGGCAAAGCCGTCCGGAGCGTAACGTGGAATTCGGTGTTCATGATGGCCGCAGTCATGGGTACGGCATATTTGTTCGGGCTGAAAAACTGCGGTGTCACAACGTGGATGATGAATTCCCTGAAACCGCTTCTCGGCGGCATGCCCGCATTCCTGTTCGTGCTCTGCGTCGCCGTCTTTATCATTGTTATGACCAATTTTCTCTCAAACACGCTTACCGTTTCCATGTATGCCGTCATCATACCGATCGCGATGAGCGTTGCGGGAGTCAACCCCATCGTGCTTGCGCTTTTGATCGCCGGGGGCGGCAATATTTCGCTGTCCACTCCAAGCTGCTGCCCGGCAGGCGGGCTTGCGTCGGGAGGAGGATGGGTTTCCGTGGGCTACCAGATGAAATACGGCTGGTCTCTCGCCGCCGTCAGCATTCTGCTGCTCTCCTGCGTGGCCTACCCGGTCGGCTGTCTGATTTTTCCGTATTGA
- the sdaAA gene encoding L-serine ammonia-lyase, iron-sulfur-dependent, subunit alpha, with amino-acid sequence MLLYQAIEELLAAAAAQNKKISELVLADQAQQMEKTEQEVYAQMEQSFDVMCDSVLQGQGPNQRSTSGLTGGEGFKMMFYSERTAGGLSGVFMTRAMSRALAVSGCNAAMGKIVATPTAGSCGILPGCLVSLYEDKKMPKKDIVMSIFTAAAFGIVIAQRACLAGAQGGCQAECGSAAGMAAAALVELQGGTPQQAADACAIAIANQLGLVCDPVAGLVEIPCIKRNVSGVMIAFSSADMALAGIRSEIPVDECIDSMDEVGSALPASLRETALGGLAATPTGMKLKEQVFGPAQH; translated from the coding sequence ATGTTGCTGTATCAAGCCATAGAAGAACTGCTTGCCGCAGCGGCGGCACAAAATAAAAAAATCAGCGAACTTGTGCTGGCGGACCAAGCCCAGCAGATGGAAAAAACAGAGCAAGAGGTTTATGCCCAAATGGAGCAGAGCTTCGATGTAATGTGTGATTCTGTATTGCAGGGGCAGGGACCGAACCAACGTTCCACCTCCGGGCTGACCGGCGGCGAGGGCTTTAAGATGATGTTCTACTCTGAGCGCACAGCGGGCGGCTTGAGCGGCGTGTTTATGACGCGAGCCATGAGCCGCGCACTCGCGGTGTCCGGCTGCAATGCGGCGATGGGCAAGATCGTAGCGACCCCGACGGCAGGCAGCTGCGGTATTTTGCCGGGGTGCCTAGTATCGCTGTACGAAGATAAAAAAATGCCCAAAAAAGACATCGTGATGTCGATCTTTACTGCTGCTGCGTTTGGCATCGTGATCGCCCAGCGCGCCTGCCTTGCCGGCGCACAGGGCGGCTGCCAGGCAGAGTGCGGCAGTGCGGCGGGCATGGCTGCGGCCGCGCTGGTAGAGCTGCAGGGCGGTACCCCGCAGCAGGCGGCAGATGCCTGTGCCATTGCCATTGCAAACCAGCTGGGTCTGGTGTGTGATCCGGTGGCAGGGCTGGTCGAAATCCCTTGCATCAAACGCAATGTGTCTGGTGTGATGATCGCTTTTTCTTCGGCAGATATGGCGCTTGCCGGTATACGCTCTGAGATACCGGTGGACGAGTGCATTGATTCGATGGACGAGGTGGGCAGTGCGTTGCCGGCATCGCTGCGCGAAACAGCACTGGGCGGCTTAGCGGCTACCCCCACCGGCATGAAGCTGAAAGAGCAGGTCTTTGGACCCGCCCAGCACTGA
- a CDS encoding NAD(P)H-dependent flavin oxidoreductase produces MMKSKICDLFGIEYPIVQGGMQWLAVPEFAAEVSNAGGLGTLNSSLYTSKEELREGIRRLRSLTDKPFALNISMLPVQVAGEMTNDFLAVAAEEKVPVVELAGRDPKPYVPMLKEAGVKVIHKSTAIRFAKKAEAAGVDAVSIVGFECGGHPGMDDVSTMVLIPSVVDAVSVPVIAGGGICDSRSYLAARALGAEGVVMGTRFVATNECLIHQNFKQLFVDLDERSTAIVQRSIKNASRDIKNETIKQLMELENSSDHPLTLQEILPFVNGKRQRQAYLSGDVGDGAIPAGECIGRIHDILSVKEVIEEIAVNSEKIIASWVNR; encoded by the coding sequence ATGATGAAATCTAAAATCTGTGATCTGTTCGGCATCGAGTACCCCATCGTTCAAGGCGGCATGCAATGGCTCGCCGTCCCGGAATTTGCGGCCGAAGTTTCAAATGCGGGCGGGCTTGGCACTTTGAATTCCTCCCTGTACACGTCCAAAGAGGAGTTGAGAGAAGGCATCCGCAGGCTGCGTTCCCTTACGGATAAGCCCTTTGCCCTGAACATTTCCATGCTGCCCGTACAGGTCGCGGGCGAAATGACGAACGATTTTCTCGCCGTCGCGGCCGAAGAAAAGGTTCCGGTGGTCGAATTGGCGGGCCGCGATCCCAAGCCGTATGTCCCCATGCTGAAGGAAGCCGGCGTCAAAGTCATCCACAAGTCCACGGCGATCCGCTTCGCCAAAAAGGCGGAAGCCGCCGGCGTCGACGCGGTATCCATTGTCGGCTTTGAGTGCGGCGGCCATCCGGGCATGGATGATGTCTCCACCATGGTGCTGATTCCCAGCGTGGTCGACGCTGTCAGCGTGCCCGTCATTGCGGGCGGCGGCATCTGCGACAGCAGAAGCTATCTGGCGGCGCGGGCGCTTGGGGCGGAAGGCGTCGTAATGGGCACCCGCTTTGTGGCAACCAACGAATGCCTGATTCATCAGAATTTTAAACAGCTCTTTGTGGACCTGGACGAACGCAGCACCGCGATCGTCCAGCGCTCCATCAAGAACGCCTCCCGGGATATTAAAAACGAGACGATAAAGCAGCTCATGGAATTGGAAAATTCCTCCGATCATCCGCTTACCCTGCAGGAGATCCTGCCGTTTGTGAACGGCAAACGGCAAAGGCAGGCTTACCTGAGCGGCGACGTCGGCGACGGCGCGATCCCCGCGGGCGAGTGCATCGGTCGGATTCACGACATCCTCTCTGTGAAAGAAGTGATTGAAGAGATTGCTGTGAACTCTGAAAAAATAATAGCCTCCTGGGTGAACAGATAA
- the dpaL gene encoding diaminopropionate ammonia-lyase — protein sequence MNECFKSVHYERKAGSGLYPVKRFGPEQAKKVHAFHESFPEYSMTPLANLKSLSEKLGVASIHVKDESYRFGLNAFKVLGGSYSIGNYIAKRLSMDISELPYSRMISKDIRDRLGEITFVTATDGNHGRGVAWTANRLGQKSVVYMPKGSAPERLKNIQALGADASITDLNYDDAVRLANEGAEKYGWVMVQDTAWEGYEDIPGWIMEGYTTMAYEAVQQLNGENPTHIFLQAGVGAMSGGVTGFFADLYGDQDRPIITVVEPNKADCIYQTAKADDGTLHFVKGEMNTIMAGLACGEPCTIGWKVLHDHADNFVSMPDYAAAKGMRVLGNPIGSDPRVISGESGAATMGFVTEVLQNKSLDWLRDQLRLDKSSRILCFSTEGDTDTENYRRIVWDGLYPSF from the coding sequence ATGAACGAGTGTTTCAAATCCGTGCATTACGAACGTAAAGCAGGCAGCGGCCTGTACCCTGTCAAACGCTTCGGCCCGGAGCAAGCAAAAAAAGTTCACGCATTCCACGAAAGCTTTCCGGAATATTCGATGACTCCGCTGGCAAATTTGAAGTCTCTCTCAGAAAAGCTTGGAGTTGCCAGTATCCACGTTAAGGACGAAAGTTACCGATTTGGTCTGAACGCCTTTAAGGTGTTGGGCGGCAGTTACTCGATTGGAAATTACATTGCCAAAAGGCTCTCTATGGACATCAGTGAGCTTCCCTATTCCAGAATGATCAGCAAGGACATTCGCGACAGACTCGGCGAAATCACTTTTGTAACCGCGACGGATGGAAATCACGGCAGAGGTGTGGCATGGACGGCCAACCGCCTGGGGCAGAAAAGCGTGGTCTACATGCCAAAGGGAAGCGCGCCTGAACGGTTAAAGAACATCCAGGCTCTTGGAGCAGACGCTTCCATCACCGATCTGAACTATGACGACGCCGTGCGCCTGGCCAACGAAGGGGCGGAAAAGTACGGCTGGGTCATGGTGCAGGATACCGCCTGGGAGGGGTATGAAGATATTCCGGGCTGGATTATGGAAGGATATACAACAATGGCCTATGAGGCCGTTCAGCAGCTAAACGGTGAAAACCCCACTCACATTTTCCTTCAGGCGGGCGTCGGCGCAATGTCCGGCGGCGTCACCGGATTTTTCGCGGACCTTTACGGCGATCAGGACAGGCCGATTATTACGGTTGTTGAACCCAATAAAGCGGACTGTATTTACCAAACGGCAAAGGCGGATGACGGCACGCTGCACTTTGTCAAAGGCGAGATGAATACGATTATGGCAGGGCTTGCGTGCGGGGAACCATGCACGATAGGCTGGAAAGTTCTGCACGACCACGCGGACAATTTTGTTTCTATGCCGGATTATGCCGCAGCCAAAGGAATGCGGGTCCTGGGCAATCCAATCGGGAGCGACCCTCGGGTAATCTCCGGCGAAAGCGGTGCCGCAACAATGGGCTTTGTGACGGAAGTATTGCAAAATAAAAGTCTGGACTGGCTGAGAGATCAGCTCCGGTTGGACAAAAGCTCCAGGATTCTCTGCTTTTCCACGGAGGGTGATACCGACACGGAAAATTATCGCAGAATCGTATGGGATGGCCTGTATCCGAGCTTTTAA
- a CDS encoding LysR family transcriptional regulator yields MEIRQLNTFLKVVQLQSFSKAAQELGYSQSAVTIQIQILERELDTRLFDRMGKKVTLTLPGKQFLTYATNILNQVCEAQAALGKSESLEHTLHIGTIESLCFFKFPTILQYFYKNHPHISIKITTASPTELIEMMEHNLVDIIYILDRPLYNNNWVKVIEQQEYIVFVSSPRSPLAKQSALTLEDLLGERFFLTEKGDNYRYGLEQHLASRNLSLTPFLEVGHTEFIMNMVKHNLGLSFLPHFAVSESVLRQELSILNVTDFQMSMSRQIFYHKEKWLTEEMKEFIRLANLGMV; encoded by the coding sequence ATGGAAATAAGGCAGCTGAATACCTTTCTAAAAGTGGTGCAATTACAAAGCTTTTCCAAAGCTGCGCAGGAGCTTGGCTACTCTCAATCCGCCGTCACCATTCAAATCCAGATCTTGGAGCGAGAGCTGGATACCCGCCTTTTTGACCGCATGGGCAAAAAAGTGACCCTTACCTTGCCGGGCAAGCAGTTTTTGACCTATGCCACCAACATTCTAAACCAGGTTTGCGAAGCACAGGCGGCTTTGGGCAAATCAGAATCTCTGGAACACACACTGCATATCGGTACTATCGAATCGCTGTGTTTTTTTAAATTTCCTACTATTTTGCAGTATTTTTATAAAAATCATCCGCACATCTCGATCAAAATTACTACGGCTTCCCCCACGGAGCTGATCGAAATGATGGAACATAATCTCGTGGACATTATTTACATTTTGGATCGCCCGCTTTACAACAACAACTGGGTAAAGGTGATAGAACAGCAGGAGTACATCGTTTTTGTTTCGTCGCCGCGCTCCCCACTGGCAAAACAGTCCGCCCTGACCCTGGAAGATTTGCTGGGCGAGCGTTTTTTCCTCACCGAAAAAGGGGACAACTACCGTTACGGGCTGGAGCAGCACCTTGCCTCCCGCAATCTTTCCCTCACCCCGTTTTTAGAGGTGGGTCACACCGAGTTTATTATGAATATGGTGAAGCACAATCTTGGTCTGTCCTTTCTGCCGCACTTTGCCGTTAGCGAAAGCGTGCTGCGGCAGGAGCTTTCTATTTTAAATGTTACGGATTTTCAGATGTCGATGTCGCGTCAAATCTTTTATCACAAAGAAAAGTGGCTGACCGAAGAAATGAAGGAATTTATCCGGCTTGCAAATCTCGGCATGGTGTAA
- the sdaAB gene encoding L-serine ammonia-lyase, iron-sulfur-dependent subunit beta, with protein sequence MNVFDIIGPTMIGPSSSHTAGAVALGRVANKVMNQASPAKVRIELSGSFAHTYKGHGTDRALMAGIMGYKSYSAEIRDALDIAQQRGIEYEFVPTDIPGAHPNTARIYIKGKNGEECTVQGASIGGGNIRVDYINGMRVDFTGEHNTILVLHRDKPGLIAAVTNLMKEKYKEVNIGNFRLSRPVKGGEAMMTIEIDGMPPQGMIDDMRGIENVINVLLIRSV encoded by the coding sequence ATGAATGTATTTGACATTATCGGCCCCACCATGATCGGCCCGTCCAGTTCGCACACCGCGGGCGCGGTGGCACTGGGCAGGGTGGCAAACAAGGTGATGAACCAGGCCTCGCCTGCAAAGGTGCGCATCGAGCTTTCCGGCTCGTTTGCACATACCTATAAAGGGCATGGCACCGATCGTGCGCTGATGGCAGGTATCATGGGCTACAAAAGCTACTCGGCGGAAATCCGCGATGCGCTTGACATTGCACAGCAGCGCGGCATTGAATACGAGTTTGTACCCACTGATATCCCGGGCGCACACCCCAATACTGCACGTATCTACATCAAAGGCAAAAACGGCGAGGAATGCACCGTGCAGGGTGCAAGCATCGGCGGCGGCAATATCCGGGTGGATTACATCAACGGTATGCGGGTCGATTTTACCGGAGAACACAACACCATTTTGGTGCTGCACCGCGACAAACCCGGCCTGATCGCCGCTGTGACCAACCTGATGAAGGAAAAATACAAAGAAGTGAACATCGGCAACTTCAGACTGTCACGTCCCGTCAAAGGCGGGGAAGCAATGATGACCATCGAAATTGACGGCATGCCTCCTCAGGGCATGATCGACGATATGAGGGGCATCGAAAACGTGATCAATGTGCTGCTGATTCGCTCCGTGTAA